The following proteins come from a genomic window of Trifolium pratense cultivar HEN17-A07 linkage group LG4, ARS_RC_1.1, whole genome shotgun sequence:
- the LOC123922570 gene encoding cysteine proteinase inhibitor 5-like, producing MKFQSLIFILVVLFASVATNQAIALSNSSSVNINDPHVIEIANFAITEYNKKSTEAKLKFEKVINGLSSTINDETNYRLTLAANNGSSSNNYGAVVLEKSSKNYTLRFFALIHT from the coding sequence ATGAAATttcagtcccttatttttatcCTTGTTGTTCTATTTGCCTCAGTTGCCACAAATCAAGCTATTGCACTAAGCAATTCGAGTTCCGTCAACATCAACGATCCACATGTGATTGAAATCGCTAATTTTGCTATTACTGAGTACAACAAAAAAAGTACCGAGGCAAAATTGAAGTTCGAGAAAGTCATCAATGGTCTGTCCTCAACTATTAATGATGAGACAAACTACCGCCTAACCCTTGCTGCTAACAATGGTTCATCTTCTAACAATTATGGAGCAGTTGTGTTAGAGAAGTCATCAAAGAACTACACCCTCAGATTCTTTGCACTTATTCACacttaa